In Serratia sp. FDAARGOS_506, a genomic segment contains:
- a CDS encoding NAD(P)-dependent oxidoreductase → MKVAIIGATGFVGRRVVDEALARGIQVTAIARQKKDLPEHANLTVALGDVADTAWLAGQLRGQDAVISAYNPGWGEDNLYEKTTRGAQQILTAVEQAGVKRLLVVGGAGSLEVAPGVELVDTPQFPENIRPGAQAVRDLRNKLRNESALDWTYLSPAALLEPGKRTGQFRLGTTQLLMNGEAPANISVEDLAVAIVDEIEKPQFIRAQFTAAY, encoded by the coding sequence ATGAAAGTAGCCATTATTGGAGCAACCGGTTTTGTTGGCCGCCGCGTGGTGGATGAAGCGCTGGCTCGCGGCATTCAGGTGACGGCGATCGCCCGCCAGAAAAAAGATTTGCCGGAGCACGCCAATCTGACCGTCGCACTGGGCGACGTTGCCGATACCGCCTGGCTGGCGGGGCAATTGCGCGGGCAGGATGCGGTGATCAGCGCCTACAACCCCGGCTGGGGCGAAGATAACCTGTATGAAAAAACCACCCGCGGCGCCCAACAGATCCTCACCGCAGTCGAACAGGCCGGCGTCAAGCGTCTGCTGGTGGTCGGCGGCGCCGGCAGCCTGGAAGTGGCACCGGGCGTTGAACTGGTGGATACGCCGCAGTTCCCGGAAAATATCCGCCCCGGCGCGCAGGCAGTGCGCGATCTGCGCAACAAGCTGCGCAATGAATCAGCGCTCGACTGGACCTATCTCTCGCCGGCCGCCCTGCTGGAACCAGGCAAACGGACCGGCCAGTTCCGCCTCGGCACCACCCAGCTGCTGATGAACGGCGAAGCGCCGGCCAACATTTCGGTAGAAGACCTGGCGGTCGCCATCGTCGATGAGATTGAAAAACCACAGTTTATTCGCGCGCAGTTCACCGCCGCCTACTAA
- a CDS encoding LysR substrate-binding domain-containing protein, whose protein sequence is MDKLNRMAVFATVVAEGSLAGAARRLGMTPSAVSQHMRSLEKALGVPLLHRSTRRLALTEAGAAFYPGCEAMLQQAQQAEQRLAELRDTLVGELRIATPVGIGGRSLAEALAPLLQAHPKLTLRVLADDRIVDMIEQRVDIALRANRQLADANMIAHPLTAWPMVLCAAPRYLNQHGVPEKPQDLVQHRWISSGYSGAHLDLLHQSGQQVKLRLAEGQIVSESMNVMRAFTRAGLGISIQPLYEIGDELQRGELLLLLPEWRPAPLRLHALTLERNVPEKSRQALRYLRDYFRRNGEKGLASGGDGVFN, encoded by the coding sequence GTGGATAAACTCAATCGAATGGCGGTGTTCGCCACCGTGGTGGCGGAGGGATCGTTGGCGGGCGCGGCGCGGCGACTGGGCATGACGCCGTCGGCGGTCAGCCAGCATATGCGCTCGCTGGAGAAGGCGCTCGGGGTGCCGCTGCTGCACCGTTCTACCCGCCGTTTGGCGCTGACCGAGGCCGGGGCGGCGTTTTACCCCGGCTGCGAGGCGATGCTGCAACAGGCGCAGCAGGCCGAACAGCGGTTGGCGGAGCTGCGAGATACGCTGGTGGGCGAGCTGCGCATCGCCACCCCGGTCGGCATCGGCGGCCGATCGCTGGCGGAGGCGCTGGCGCCGCTGTTGCAGGCGCATCCCAAGCTGACGCTGCGGGTGCTGGCGGACGATCGCATCGTCGATATGATAGAGCAGCGGGTCGACATTGCGCTGCGTGCCAATCGGCAGTTGGCGGACGCCAATATGATCGCGCACCCGCTGACGGCGTGGCCGATGGTGCTGTGCGCCGCGCCGCGTTATCTCAACCAGCATGGGGTGCCGGAAAAACCGCAGGATTTGGTGCAGCACCGTTGGATCTCCAGCGGCTACAGCGGGGCCCATCTGGACTTGCTGCACCAGTCCGGCCAGCAGGTTAAGCTGCGGCTGGCGGAAGGGCAGATCGTCAGCGAGAGCATGAACGTGATGCGCGCCTTTACCCGCGCCGGGCTGGGTATTTCGATTCAGCCGCTGTATGAAATTGGCGACGAGCTTCAGCGCGGCGAGCTGTTACTGCTGTTGCCGGAGTGGCGGCCGGCGCCGCTGCGGCTGCACGCGCTGACGCTCGAACGCAACGTGCCGGAGAAAAGTCGCCAGGCGCTGCGCTATCTGCGCGACTATTTTCGCCGCAACGGCGAAAAGGGACTTGCCAGCGGCGGCGATGGCGTCTTCAATTAG
- a CDS encoding DUF1289 domain-containing protein, whose protein sequence is MAQQLEFFDIPSPCRGICQADDRGFCRGCLRSREERFGWMSMSDAQKREVLRLCRQRFLRLQRANKAPDEPLPEQPSLF, encoded by the coding sequence GTGGCGCAGCAGCTTGAATTTTTCGACATCCCCAGCCCGTGTCGTGGCATTTGCCAGGCCGACGATCGCGGATTCTGCCGTGGCTGCCTGCGCAGCCGCGAGGAGCGCTTCGGCTGGATGAGCATGAGCGACGCGCAAAAGCGCGAGGTGCTGCGCCTGTGCCGTCAACGCTTCCTGCGCCTGCAACGCGCCAATAAAGCGCCCGACGAGCCGCTGCCGGAACAGCCGTCGCTGTTTTAA
- a CDS encoding aldo/keto reductase family oxidoreductase: MVERIRLAPQGPEFSRMICGYWRLMEWGMSPQQLLTFIEQHVELGVTTADHADIYGGYACEQAFGDALRLKPALRQSLELVTKCGIATTAKPGNPIGHYITDRDHIVQSAEQSLRHLHTDYLDLLLIHRPDPLMDADDVAEAFVALHKSGKVRHFGVSNFTPAQFQLLQSRLPFTLATNQVEISPIHQPAILDGTLDQCQQLRIKPMAWSCLGGGRLFNDAEFQPLRDELQRVAQEIGAETIEQVVYAWVMRLPSSPLPIIGSGKIERVRSALKAQKLVLNRQQWFRIRKAALGYDVP, encoded by the coding sequence ATGGTAGAACGTATTCGTCTCGCGCCGCAGGGGCCTGAATTTTCCCGCATGATTTGCGGCTACTGGCGGTTGATGGAGTGGGGCATGTCGCCGCAACAGCTGCTGACGTTTATCGAACAGCATGTCGAACTGGGCGTCACCACCGCCGATCACGCGGATATCTATGGCGGCTATGCCTGCGAACAGGCGTTCGGCGACGCGCTGCGTCTTAAGCCGGCGCTGCGCCAGTCGCTGGAGCTGGTGACCAAGTGTGGCATCGCCACCACCGCCAAGCCCGGCAACCCGATCGGCCATTACATCACCGATCGCGACCACATCGTACAGAGCGCGGAACAATCGCTGCGCCATCTGCATACCGACTATCTCGATCTGTTGCTGATCCACCGGCCGGATCCGCTGATGGATGCTGACGACGTGGCCGAAGCCTTCGTCGCGCTGCACAAAAGCGGCAAGGTGCGCCATTTCGGCGTATCCAACTTTACGCCCGCACAGTTCCAACTGCTGCAGTCGCGCCTGCCGTTCACGCTGGCGACCAATCAGGTGGAGATCTCGCCGATTCACCAACCGGCCATTCTCGACGGCACGCTCGACCAGTGCCAGCAACTGCGCATCAAGCCGATGGCCTGGTCCTGCCTGGGGGGCGGGCGTTTGTTCAACGACGCCGAGTTCCAGCCGCTGCGCGACGAGCTGCAGCGGGTGGCGCAGGAGATCGGCGCCGAGACCATCGAACAGGTGGTGTACGCCTGGGTGATGCGCCTGCCGTCGTCGCCGCTGCCGATTATCGGCTCCGGCAAGATTGAGCGGGTGCGCTCGGCGCTGAAGGCGCAGAAACTGGTGCTGAACCGCCAGCAGTGGTTCCGCATTCGCAAGGCGGCGCTGGGGTATGACGTGCCTTAA
- a CDS encoding polyurethanase, which yields MGIFSYKDLDENASKALFSDALAISTYAYHNIDNGFDEGYHQSGFGLGLPLTLITALIGSTQSQGGLPGIPWNPDSEQAAQDAVNNAGWSVISAAQLGYAGKTDAHGTYYGEAVGYTTAQAEVLGKYDSEGNLTAIGISFRGTSGPRESLIGDTIGDAINDLLAGIGPKGYADGYTLNAFGNLLGNVAKFAQAHGLSGEDVVVSGHSLGGLAVNSMAAQSDANWGGFYAQSNYVAFASPTQYETGGKVINIGYENDPVFRVLDGTTLTGASLGVHDAPHASATNNIVNFNDHYASDAWNLLPFSILNVPTWLSHLPFFYQDGLMRVLNSEFYSLTDKDSTVIVSNLSNVTRGNTWVEDLNRQAETHSGPTFIIGSDGNDLIKGGKGNDYLEGRDGDDIFRDAGGYNLIAGGKGHNIFDTQQALKNTEVAYDGNTLYLRDAQGGITLADDISTLRSKETSWLIFNKEVDHQVTATGLKSDSGLKAYATATTGGDGDDVLQARSHDAWLFGNAGNDTLIGHAGGNLTFVGGSGDDILKGVGNGNTFLFSGDFGRDQLYGFNATDKLVFIGTEGASGNIRDYATQQNDDLVLAFGHSQVTLIGVSLDHFNTDQVVLA from the coding sequence ATGGGCATCTTTAGCTATAAGGATCTGGACGAAAACGCGTCGAAAGCGCTGTTTTCCGACGCCTTGGCCATCTCTACCTACGCTTACCACAATATCGATAACGGCTTCGACGAAGGCTACCACCAAAGCGGTTTCGGGCTGGGCCTGCCGCTGACGCTGATTACCGCACTTATCGGCAGCACCCAATCGCAAGGCGGTCTGCCCGGCATTCCCTGGAACCCCGACTCCGAACAGGCTGCGCAGGATGCGGTGAACAATGCCGGCTGGTCGGTCATCAGTGCCGCGCAGCTGGGTTACGCCGGCAAAACCGACGCGCACGGCACCTACTACGGCGAGGCCGTCGGTTACACCACCGCTCAGGCCGAGGTGCTGGGCAAATATGACAGCGAAGGCAATCTCACCGCCATTGGCATCTCATTTCGCGGTACCAGCGGCCCGCGCGAGTCGTTGATTGGCGATACCATCGGCGATGCGATTAACGATCTGTTGGCGGGCATCGGGCCGAAAGGCTACGCCGACGGTTACACGCTGAACGCCTTCGGCAATCTGCTGGGCAACGTGGCGAAGTTCGCGCAGGCGCACGGGCTGAGCGGCGAAGACGTGGTGGTCAGCGGCCACAGCCTCGGCGGGCTGGCGGTCAACAGCATGGCCGCGCAGAGCGACGCCAACTGGGGCGGCTTCTACGCGCAGTCCAACTATGTCGCCTTCGCCTCGCCGACCCAGTACGAAACCGGCGGCAAAGTAATCAACATCGGTTATGAGAACGATCCGGTGTTCCGCGTGCTCGACGGTACCACGCTGACCGGGGCGTCGCTGGGTGTGCATGATGCGCCCCATGCCTCCGCCACCAACAATATCGTCAACTTCAACGACCACTATGCATCAGACGCCTGGAACCTGCTGCCATTTTCCATTCTCAACGTGCCGACCTGGCTGTCGCACCTGCCGTTCTTCTATCAGGACGGTCTGATGCGGGTGCTCAACTCCGAGTTTTATTCGCTGACCGACAAGGACTCGACCGTCATCGTCTCCAACCTGTCGAACGTGACGCGCGGCAATACATGGGTGGAAGACCTTAACCGCCAAGCGGAGACGCACAGCGGACCGACGTTTATCATCGGCAGCGACGGCAATGATTTGATCAAGGGCGGCAAAGGCAACGATTATCTCGAGGGCCGCGACGGCGACGATATCTTCCGCGACGCCGGCGGCTATAATCTGATCGCCGGCGGCAAAGGCCACAATATCTTCGATACCCAGCAGGCGTTGAAAAACACCGAGGTCGCCTACGACGGCAATACGCTCTACCTGCGCGATGCCCAGGGCGGCATTACGCTGGCGGATGACATCAGCACCCTGCGCAGCAAAGAAACCTCCTGGTTGATTTTCAACAAAGAGGTGGATCATCAGGTGACCGCGACCGGATTGAAATCGGATTCGGGCCTCAAAGCCTATGCCACTGCCACCACTGGCGGCGACGGCGATGACGTCCTGCAGGCTCGCAGCCACGATGCCTGGCTGTTCGGCAACGCCGGCAACGACACGCTGATCGGCCATGCCGGCGGCAACCTGACCTTCGTCGGCGGCAGCGGCGATGACATCCTGAAGGGCGTCGGCAACGGCAATACCTTCCTGTTCAGCGGCGATTTTGGCCGCGACCAGCTGTATGGTTTCAACGCCACCGATAAGCTGGTGTTTATCGGTACCGAAGGCGCCAGCGGGAATATCCGCGACTACGCCACGCAGCAAAACGACGATCTGGTGCTGGCCTTCGGCCACAGCCAGGTCACGCTGATCGGCGTCTCGCTCGATCACTTCAACACCGATCAGGTGGTGTTGGCCTAA
- the sodC gene encoding superoxide dismutase family protein, producing the protein MKRYWYAALGMMACGAAQAATADVEMHLVTGQGIGQDIGKVVISETPYGLLFTPSLKALPAGIHGFHVHEKGSCEPGMKDGKAVAALAAGGHFDPQKTGKHLGPYADGHLGDLPAIYVTADGMANDPVLAPRLKKISEIEGKALMVHAGGDNHSDHPLPLGGGGERFACGVIK; encoded by the coding sequence ATGAAACGATATTGGTATGCAGCGCTTGGTATGATGGCGTGTGGTGCAGCTCAGGCGGCGACCGCTGACGTCGAGATGCACCTGGTGACCGGGCAGGGGATCGGCCAGGACATCGGCAAAGTGGTTATCAGCGAAACGCCGTACGGTTTGCTGTTTACGCCGAGCCTCAAAGCGTTGCCGGCCGGGATACACGGCTTTCACGTGCATGAGAAAGGCAGCTGCGAGCCGGGCATGAAGGACGGCAAAGCGGTGGCGGCGCTGGCGGCTGGTGGGCACTTCGACCCGCAAAAGACCGGGAAACACCTCGGGCCGTATGCCGACGGGCATTTGGGCGACTTACCGGCCATCTATGTGACCGCCGACGGCATGGCGAACGACCCGGTGCTGGCGCCGCGGCTGAAAAAAATCAGCGAAATTGAGGGTAAGGCGCTGATGGTGCACGCCGGCGGTGATAATCACTCGGATCATCCACTGCCGCTCGGCGGCGGCGGTGAACGTTTCGCCTGCGGCGTGATCAAGTGA
- a CDS encoding FUSC family protein has protein sequence MNLPFLEWSRTPWGKATGGQWRYALRNSLAMCLALWVAFVLELDEPYWALTSAAVVSFPTIGGVISKSIGRIFGSLIGAAASVAIAGHCLNDPWLFTLFIAAWIGLCTYISNHYQNNVSYAFALAGYTAAIIAFGTVNVTDTQQIFDIAQARVCEVITGILCGGLMMMILPSTSDGEALLTSLRRMQLRLLEHAAMLWQPEITAQMRTSHEGVIGQILTMNLLRIQAFWSHYRLRRQNNLLNYLLHQQLRITSVISSLRRMLLNWPDRPANLMPVLTQLLDELRDPTTDKYRLARLLQQIAPHDPADYRHRAFWLRLRHFCWLYLRCNRWLRRLESATAVSDLQPPRVTPLARHTDSYEAAYNGLRTFLCIVIGCAYWINTQWDAGSAALTLTAISCVLYSSTPSPINSVSTLLKAVLLLSVACFVVKFGLMIQIDDFWVFCAFLFPILVTMQMLKLQNPPYAALWGQLIVFMGSFLTVSNPPSYDYQSFINDNIAKVVGVLLAGLAFQILRPSSDKRKSRRIIRALRRDFIDQLSKRPQQSESQFESLIYHRISQLNQSQDQEARTWLLRWGVVLLNCSHIVWQLRDWQTRSDPLSAVRDVCIHCLRGIMTEKGVQHSSLDATLQELLRMSNALAHHPEQPARDLAGLIWRLYCSLQQLQQAIGQPIATPAGG, from the coding sequence GTGAACCTGCCTTTTCTGGAGTGGAGCCGAACCCCCTGGGGTAAGGCGACCGGTGGCCAATGGCGCTATGCGCTGCGTAACTCGCTGGCGATGTGTCTGGCGCTGTGGGTGGCGTTCGTGCTCGAGCTCGACGAACCCTATTGGGCGCTCACCTCCGCGGCGGTGGTGAGCTTCCCCACCATCGGCGGCGTGATCAGCAAAAGCATTGGCCGTATCTTCGGCAGCCTGATCGGCGCCGCTGCGTCGGTCGCGATCGCCGGCCACTGCCTGAACGACCCTTGGCTGTTTACGCTGTTCATCGCCGCCTGGATCGGGCTGTGCACCTACATCTCCAACCATTACCAAAACAACGTCTCTTACGCGTTCGCGCTGGCGGGTTATACCGCCGCCATCATCGCCTTCGGCACGGTCAACGTCACCGACACCCAACAGATCTTCGATATCGCGCAGGCGCGGGTTTGTGAAGTGATCACCGGCATTCTGTGCGGCGGGTTGATGATGATGATCCTGCCCAGCACCTCCGACGGCGAAGCCCTGCTGACCTCGCTGCGGCGCATGCAGCTACGCCTGCTGGAGCACGCCGCCATGCTGTGGCAGCCGGAGATCACCGCGCAGATGCGCACCTCGCACGAAGGGGTTATCGGCCAGATCCTGACCATGAACCTGCTGCGCATTCAGGCGTTCTGGAGCCACTATCGGCTACGGCGGCAAAACAATCTGCTCAACTATCTGCTGCACCAGCAGTTGCGCATCACCAGCGTCATCTCCAGCCTGCGCCGCATGCTGCTGAACTGGCCGGATCGCCCCGCCAATCTGATGCCGGTACTGACGCAGTTGCTGGACGAACTGCGCGATCCCACCACCGACAAATACCGCTTGGCGCGGCTGCTCCAGCAGATCGCCCCACACGATCCTGCGGATTACCGCCATCGCGCCTTCTGGCTGCGCCTGCGCCATTTCTGCTGGCTTTACCTGCGCTGCAACCGCTGGCTGCGGCGGCTGGAGAGCGCCACGGCGGTCAGCGATCTCCAGCCGCCGCGCGTCACCCCATTGGCGCGTCATACCGATAGCTACGAAGCCGCTTACAACGGGCTACGCACCTTCTTATGCATCGTGATCGGCTGCGCCTACTGGATTAACACCCAGTGGGACGCCGGCAGCGCAGCGCTGACGCTCACCGCCATCAGCTGCGTGCTCTACTCCTCTACGCCTTCGCCGATCAACAGCGTCAGCACCCTGCTCAAGGCGGTGCTGCTGCTCTCGGTCGCCTGCTTCGTGGTGAAATTCGGTTTGATGATCCAGATTGACGACTTCTGGGTGTTCTGCGCCTTCCTGTTTCCGATCCTGGTGACCATGCAGATGCTCAAGCTGCAAAACCCGCCGTATGCCGCGCTCTGGGGGCAGCTGATCGTCTTTATGGGTTCGTTTTTGACCGTCAGCAACCCGCCGAGCTATGACTACCAGTCCTTCATCAATGACAACATCGCTAAAGTCGTCGGCGTACTGTTGGCCGGGCTGGCGTTTCAGATCCTGCGCCCCAGCTCGGACAAGCGCAAAAGCCGCCGCATTATCCGCGCGCTGCGGCGCGATTTTATCGATCAGTTGAGCAAACGGCCGCAGCAGAGCGAAAGCCAGTTCGAATCGCTGATCTACCATCGCATCAGCCAACTCAATCAAAGTCAGGATCAGGAAGCGCGCACCTGGCTGCTGCGCTGGGGCGTGGTGCTGCTCAACTGCAGCCATATCGTCTGGCAGCTGCGCGACTGGCAGACCCGTTCCGATCCGCTGTCGGCAGTGCGCGATGTCTGCATCCACTGTCTGCGCGGCATCATGACGGAAAAAGGCGTACAGCACAGTTCACTGGACGCCACGCTGCAAGAGCTGCTGCGCATGAGCAACGCGCTGGCGCACCACCCGGAACAGCCCGCGCGCGATTTGGCCGGCCTGATTTGGCGTCTCTACTGCTCGCTGCAGCAGTTGCAACAGGCGATTGGCCAGCCCATCGCCACACCGGCCGGCGGATGA